In Massilia sp. METH4, the genomic window AAATCCGGATTACCGATTCCTGATGGACTGCCCGATCGGGGACTTGACGGCACAATTTCAACTTCTTTCGCTTCCGTACGAATCCGACTGGTGTGAAGAGATCGACTGTGTCGAAGTCATCGATGCAAGCTGGCGGGCAAGCGAGCCATCGATCAGCTTGCCATTCCGGTTCGAGCCGGAAGACTGGGCCCGCCCATGGAGCATCAATCAATACACCCAGGAGATATTGGCGGTCACAGATGCCGCGAACTACGAAGGGTTGGTGTGCTACGCCGAGGAGGATATCGTCACCAACGATTTCGGCTTCATCTGGCCGATCGCGGACCTGAACGGCACGGTCCAGGACGAACTGGATCGCTGGCTACCTCGCATTGCCGAACTAATGAACCAGGTCGAAGCTCGCTTGCGCCTCAAAGCCGGTCCGAACACGCTGGTGAACATCTTCGAGTTCCCACCAGAAATTGAAACAGCGTGCCAGCAGTACCTCGTCTATTTCGGTCAGTTTCTCGCCGACCTGGGCATCGAGGCGGATATCGGCCTGAGCCACGAAGCGCACCGCATCCTTTTCAGCGTGACCCCAACCGACCCGGACGAGGCACTGCAAACGCTGCGCGACGCGCTGCAGGCCTATTTGCAGTTACCGAGCAACGCCGGGCTGCGGCAGCAGCTGCAAACTTCATCGGATATCGCGGCGATGCAGATGAACGCAAACATCTTGCACTTGCAAAGCCAGCTTCAGCTGGGCGCGGCGGTGCTGGAAGCTAAGAACCAGACGATAGAGGCACTGCGCGTGGAAAACTACCTGCTCAAGCAGGTGCCCCCGCCCGCCCTACCGGCATCGCCGCCGGCGCCCGCGAAACCCGATACCGAGCCGCTGGTCGGCAAGGTCGTCACCGTCAAGGATGTCGAGATCAAGGGCGTCGTGGTTCATCTCCCCGAGCTCGTTCGCCGCCTGAAGCGGCGCTTCAAGCGGGACTGAACCAGCAACCTCACGCTTTCACATAGGCGGAACGCACGCCCTGCCGGGAGCGCGCATGCCCGGCAATCACCCCGCCCAGCGGGACTTCCACCCAGCGATGGAACACGGTACCCGCGGCCAGGCTCGCCACCCACGCCGTCAACATGCCCGCGCCCTGCCATGCCGCCTCGGCCGGCAGGTAGCGCGTAAATGCCGCGTTCACGACCAGGCACACGGGGAAATGCACCAGGAAGATCGCATACGACACGCGGGCCAGCCCGTTCACGGCCGACCAGAGATGCCCGGCCGACCGGGTGCGCAGCCGACCGAACAGGAACAGCGCGCATGCCACGGCAAGCGCCAGCGCCACCCGGCTGCGGAACTCGAGCACCAGCGCCGCCAGCACGGGCAGCACGCCCAGCAGCGCAAGCAGCAGGACGCCGCGCGCGCCCCGGCCGCGCTCGCCCGCCCACCATGCCATCACCCCGAGCCCATAGCTGCCGAAGAAGTAAGGCGCCCAGTCGTCCCAGTCGCTGTCGAGGTTGAAATACAGCAGCGAGAACGTGATGCCGACCGCGACGAGCGCCGGCATCAGCCACGGCAGGTCGCGGCCGCCGGCAATGCGCCCGCCCAGCCACAAGAGCGCGGCCAGTGCCGCGTACAGCTGGAAGTCGATCGCCACATACCACGCCCCCGCCGATAGCGCCTCGTAGCCGAGCACCCCATGCAGCAGCACGGCGTGGGCACACAGCTGCGCCAGGGTCGCCGGGTCGGAAATCGAGTCGTGCGTCATCCACGCCGCGGCCCATGCAGTGGCCACCGCAGCGAGCAACGTCGCCGCCAGGAAAGGCGGCGCCAGTTTCACGTAGCGCCGCCAGATGGCGCCGCGGGGATTGGCCAGGCCGGGGCGGCCGGCGGGAGCGAGCGATTTCGCGGCCAGGAAGCCGCCGATCACGAGGAATACCTGCACGGCGATGCGGGCGCTGTCGCCCAGCCAGTCGATCAACTCCGGCAGCACGGGGCGGACATGGTCCGCCATCGGCCCATAGAAAGCGAGGTGATGCAGCACGATCAGCTGCGCCGCCACTGCCTTCAGCAGGTTGATCAATCCGAATTCCGATTTGCCCGCTTCACGCGTCCCCAGGTTTGTTCCGTCCATCCGCTTCCTTTGCAGCTCGTCCGGGCCGCAGGGAAGCGCTGATTTATTGCTGGTGGATGAGATCAGTCCTGAAAAACGTGTCCAGCAAGATGCAGATGCCTCGTCATACCGAGGTATGGCGGGACATGCGGCGCAGCTGGGCACGTTTTCTCAGGGCTAAGATCGCCGCCATGGCTAAATCAGCGCTTTCCTGATGTCCGTGACGTTTTGATAAAGGACGAGAGAATAGCCGAGTTAGCCGGACAGCGTCGCATGCAATATCGACAAGACGGCTGCTCCTTCCGGTAGCCGTGAAACTTCTACGACAAATCACCCTAGAAAAGACTTAAATTAAAAACAACGACTTGGGTAGCATGCTGTTCTTCTACCAACATCATGGAGCCTGCATGAAACTCTCCGCTATCGCTGCCGCACTCGCCCTTTCCTTGCCCATGGCCGCGCAGGCCGACGCCACGGCCACCGCCCAGATCGGCAATTTCCGCTATGAAGTGATCGATCTCGACCTGAACGACGGCGTGACCGCCGCGCTGACGCTGGAGGACACCGGCTTCGTGCTGATGGCCGGCTTCCAGCAGAACGGCATCCCCGACCCGCTGGACTACCTGACCGAGGAAGGCAGTGTGGCGACGAACGTCGCGCATGGCAGTTCCACCGTCAGCTTTGCCGGCGGCGTCGCCAACGCCAGTGCCAACCACGTCGGCACGCAGGGCCAGCTGTTCGGTACCTTCGGCTGGGACAGTTCCTTCACGCTGACCGCCAACACGAAGCTGGTCGTGTATGCGGACGCGAGCGTCGCCGGCACCATCGACGACGAGCGCTACGGCAGCAGCAACGCCGCCGTATTTGCCGACTACTGGACTACGGAAGAGGTCGAGCTGCGCGACTATATGATCAGCTACCTCGGCAGCAGCGATGCGCGCACCCTGTCCATCACGTTCTCGTCCGGGGCGGAAGCCATCAATGGCGAGATCGGCTATACCGCCTCGGCCTACGCCAACGTCAGCGCGGTGCCGGAACCGTCGCAAGTGGCGTTGCTGACGCTGGGCCTGGCCGGCCTCGGCTGGCGCCTGCGCCGCAACGGGCAGCGCAAGTAAGGTACGCACCGCAGCACGAAACAGTGCGCGGCCCGTACCACTGCGCGCGCTGTTAACCGATTACCTCCTCCCCTCGGCCAGCCTGCGCGGCTGGCCATTTTTTTCGCTCCCATCCTTGCAAATGCGAACCATTCGCATTTATAGTGCAGCCCTTTCATCCCGAACCGAAAGCCTGCATGTCTTCCCGCCTTCTCGCCCTGAGCCTGCTCACCGCCGCGCCACTGGCCCTGGCCCAGAACCCCGACGATACCGAGCCGGCGATGCCGCAGGTGAACGTTACCGCCGAGCGCGCCACCTACAACCCGCAGCACAGCCGTGGCGCCACCCGCACCGAGACGCCGCTGACCGAAGTGCCGCAATCGGTGCGCGTGATCGGCAACGCGCAGCTCGAAGACCTGGGCGCGACACGCCTGGCCGATACGGTCGACTACGTCAGCGGCATTGCGCGCCTGAACGACTTCGGCGGCACGTGGGACAACTTCGCCATCCGCGGCTTTTCCAGCACGGACATGGGCTACCTCGTCAACGGTTTTCCCGGTTCGCGCGGCTACAATCCGCCGCGCGACACCGCCACCGTCGAGCGCTTCGAATTCCTGAAAGGCCCGGCCGGTGCCATCTATGGCAGCAGCGAACCGGGCGGCACGATCAATATCGTCACGAAGAAACCGCAGTTCACGGGGGCGAACGTGGCGGAGGTGAGCCTCGGCAGCAACGGCCTGCGCCGCGCCACGCTGGACAGCACGGGAGCCCTGAGCGATTCCGTTGCCTACCGGCTGAACGTGATGGCCGAGGAAGGCAGCTCGCGCTCCTCGCTCCTGCACAGCAAGCGCCACCTCGTGGCCCCCGCGCTGACCTGGGTGATCGACAGCCGCACCACGTTGAACCTGGAATCGGAATTCCTGCGCGCCAACACGCCGCTGGACCGGGGCGTGATCAATGTGCGCGGCGTGCTCGATACGCTGCCGCGCGACCGCGTGCTGAACGAGCCGGGCGACGAGAACCTGCACCTTTCCAGCGACACGCACCAGGCCACGCTCGAACGCCGGCTGTCGGACGATTGGCGCCTGCGCGTCGGCGCCAGCTACAAGGAAAGCCGTTTCGAGGGCGAATACACGGAAGCGACCTCGCTGGCCGCCGACAACCGCACGCTGAACCGGCAGGCCACCTGGCGCACGCTGCCCTCGCGGGACACGGCGTTGCAGGCCGAGCTCGAAGGCAAGTTCGCCACGGGCGGCGTGGGCCATACCCTGCTGGTCGGCGCGGAAGCGTCACGCCTGTGGATGAACACGGAAATCCTGCGCTCGGCGAACTACCCGATCGACATCTACACGCCCGTGTACGGCGCGACCGCTCCTCCACTGACCACGCGCACCACCAGCACCGACGAGCGCCAGCGCGTGAAGGCGGTGTTCGCGCAAGACCAGGTCAGCCTGTCGGACCGCTGGAAACTGCTGGCCGGCCTGCGCTGGGACGAGTACAGCCAGTCGCTGGAGAACCGCGTGGCGAAGACGTTCACGCAGCGCGAGCAGAGCGCCGTCACGCCCCGCGCCGGCGTGACGTTCCTGCCGAACGCCTGGAGCTCGCTGTATGTCTCGGCCGGCAAATCCTTCCGCGGCAATAACGGCACCGACATCGCCGGCCGGGCCTTCGACCCGCAGCGCTCGACCTCTTACGAGGCCGGCTGGAAACTGAATACGCCAGACGGCCGGCTGGGCGCCACGCTGGCGGTCTACGACATCACGAAGACCAATGTGCTGACGGCGAGCGACGTTCCCGGCTACTCCGTGGCCGCTGGCGAAATCAAGAGCACGGGCTTCGAGGCCGACGTCAACGGCCAGTTGGACCGCCACTGGCGCGTGACGGGCAATTTCGCCTGGGATGATGCGCGGGTCACGAAGGACAAGACGCTGGCCGCCGGCACGCGCCTGGCCAACGTGCCGGAGTACAGCGCCGGCCTGCTGGCGATCCGCGAAGACCGCCTGCCCGGCGGCGGCCGCTACGGCGTCGGCGCCGGCGTGAATTACGCCGGCGAGCGCTCGGGCAACAACGCAGACACGTATTCGCTGCCTGCCTACACCACGTTCAAGCTGGTCGGCTACTGGCAGATCAACGGCCGCACCCGCCTCTCGGTCGACGTGCACAACCTGGCCAACCGGCTGTACTACGTCTCGTCGTGGGGCAACCTGTACGTGCAGCCCGGCGCGGAGCGCAGCGTGGTGGCGCGGCTGAAGGTGGACCTGTAACGGAGCCTCACCTGCCGTTCTTCAGCCGCCACAGCGACGTCGGCAACGCGATCGGCGCGCCGGGCTTGAAGAACGCCGAATCCTGGATGCGCGACGTGGTCACGTACACGCTGCCGTCCGGGCCCTGGCTGAACGTGTCTGGCCAGCGCAGCCGCGGGTCGCGGATCACCAGCCGCGGCGCGCTGCCGGGCAATTGCAGGTTGCGCACCTTGACCGAATCGTCCTCGGGCGACGTGATGTACATGAGCCGCCCGCCGCGGTCGATCAGCAGGCCATCCGCCACGCCGTTGCGGCCCACGGTTTCCACCTTTGCGCCAATATCGTCGCCGCGCCACCCTTCCTCGGCCAGCACGCGGGTGGCGATGCGGTACAGCGTGTCGCCCTTGATCGCCTGCCAGTACAGGTACTGGCCATCGGGCGACAGCGCAATACCGTCGGCGGCGAATTCGATGCCCTTGCCGTCGGGCCGGCGCAGCGGCTTGCCGTCAGCCGTCACCACCAGGCCCTTCTTCGGCTGCGTGGAGGGGTCGCCGTCCAGCAGCCGCTTTGCCTCGCCCGTGCCCAGGTCCACCAGCACGATGGCGCCGCGCACGCCCGAATCGGTGATGTAGGCCCATTTGCCATCCGGCGAGAAGCGTACGTCGTTCAGGTAGGAGCCCTGTGTTGCCACGCTTTCGTCGAAGCGGATGTTCTGCAGCACGGCATTCGACGCCAGGCTCACGCGCACGAGCTTCGGGCCGCCCGGCACGATCGGCCCCTGCGCCGGGGCGGCCGGGTCCAGCACCCACACATTGCCCTGCCTGTCCGCCACCACGCTCTGCACGCACACCCAGTGCTCGCCGGGCGAGAGCTCGTCCTTGCGGGCGTTGCGCCAGGCGTTCCATGCCTCATTGGGGAACGGCACGATCGCGCCATCCTTCACCTCAGCCACCGAGACGGGCGAATCCTCGGTCCAGCGCGGGAAATTGACGAAGATGCGGCCGTCCTCCGCCACCGTGACGCCGGTGACCTGGTGGCCGAAATCGGCCACCTTTTCAAGACTGACGCCCTTTTCGACCGGCCCGTTCCAGGCGAAAGCGGGTGCAGCGGCAAGGGTCAGCGAGATGGCGGCAAGGACGGGAACGAGGCGGGCACGGAACGGCGAAGGCATCGGATTTCCTCTCGGGGCGGGTGAAGCGAATGGATAACTGCGGCGGCACGGTACGCGATGATGCCATGCGAAGGCGATGTTGCGGCAAGGTAGCGGAACAGGGTGCTACAGTGCGGCTTTCCCCTGCAAGGAGTGTCCATGAACTGGTTGTACCTGGCGATCGCCATCGTCGCCGAAGTGATCGCGACATCGGCCCTGAAGGCTTCCGAAGGCTTTACGCGCGCGGTGCCGTCCACGCTCGTGGTGGTGGGCTATGGTGTGGCGTTCTACATGCTGTCGCTGACGCTGCGCACGATCCCGATGGGCGTGGTGTATGCGATCTGGTCGGGCGCCGGCATCGTGCTGATCACCCTCGCCGGCTATTTCCTGTTCAAGCAGCGCCTCGACCTGCCGGCGCTCGCGGGCATCGGCCTGATCGTGGCTGGCGTACTGGTCATGCAGCTGTTTTCGAAGACGACGTCGCATTGACGAGCCCTGAGCCCACCTTGCTCCATTCGCCGGCGTGCCCAACGTGATGCCCAGCCGAACCGTTGTAAAAAATCGGGGACTGTCCCTGTTGTGTCCCTGTTGTGGGCGCGCGACGTAGCCGTGCCGCGCGCGTTCCGTCAGGCGGATGTTCCAGGCGGCTGATCCCGGCGGAAATCAGGCGTCCTCTCCGATCAGCCGCGCCAGGCCCGAAACGCGCACCGCTGCACCCCGCCCGGGCAACGCCTGCGCGTGCAGGTGGCAGGGCACGCCCATGTCCTCGCCCTGCACGATGTCGATGTCCCGCTCGGGCCATCCGATCTCGCGCAGGTAGCCCGCCAGCGCGGCGGCCGCGGCGCCGGTCGCGGGATCTTCGTAGACGCCGCCGGAAGCGAAGGGATTGCGGGCGTGGAAGCGCCGCGGCGATTCGGCATGCACCAGCGCGATCGTGGCCCAGCCTTCGCGGCGCATCAGGACGCGGCCCGCATCGAGCTCGTACCGCATCGCGGCCAGCGCAGCACGGGTCTTCAGCGGCAGGATGAGGTGGCCGGCCCCGCCGTTTGCCAGCGCCGGCGGGATGCGCTCATCGAGGTCGGCGCGGGTGTAGCCGAACAGGGCCAGCGCTTCGTCGACGATCGCCTGCGGCGCCGCGGCACCGGTCGCGGGCGGCGACACGAGGCTTGCGGAGATGGCACCGCCTGCCGCCTTGCCTTCGACGGTCACGCGGGCGTGATTGGTTTGCAGCGGGAAGGTGCCGGCGCCGTGCTCGAGCGCCAGCACGGCGCCCAGCGCGATCGTGGCGTGGCCGCAGAACGGCACTTCGGATTCGGGCGAGAAGTAGCGCACGCGCCAGGACTCGCCATCGCGCGCGGCAAACACGGTTTCGGAGTAGCCGACTTCGGCGGCCACCGTTTGCATTACCGCCTCCGGCGGCAGCACGGCACCGGTCCACACGCCGGCTGGGTTGCCGCCGGCCTCGCCGGCGCAGAACGCCGCCACCCGTTTCACTTGCTCGATCATTGGCCATCCTCCTGGGCGGGAGTATAGCCCGACGATGAAGGGAGGCCGAAATGGCGCCGGCGGGCGTAAAAAAGGCCCGCTTGCGCGGGCCAGTCCGGAGTTGTTACAGCCTGGCCGATTACTTCTATTTCTTGACCTGGATGGAGCTCTTCACGTCCGTGACGCCCTGCACGCCCTTGGCCAGTTCCACGGCGCGGTCAGCCTCGGCCTTCGACGGCACGAAGCCGCTCAGCATCACCACGCCCTTCTGGGTTTCCACGTGCACGTCGGTGGCCTTCACGGTCTTGTCGGCAGCCATGTCGGCCTTGACCTTCGCCGTGATCATCGTGTCGGACATCGCAGCCTGCGCGGTGCCGGTGGCGCTGGCGGTCTTTTCCTTCGCCGACTGAGCCATGTCGGAAGTCTTTTCCTTCGTGGTCTGGGCCAGGTCCGACGTCTTTTCCTTGGCGTTCTGGGCCAAGTCGGAAGCTTTTTCGCGGGCGTTCGCCGTAGCGGCGGCGGTGCGGTCGCCGGCGCGGTCCAGCGCGGCGGCGGTGCGGTCGCCCGCGCGATCGGCGGCAGCGGCGGCGCTGCCGGCCACGGCGGCGCCAGTACCGGCCACGGCGGCGCCGGTGCCGTTATCGACCAGTACGGCGGTGCGGCCGTCGCCAGCCGTCGTCGCGGCCATATTGGCTTTCATGGAGCGGGCCTGGGCCTGGCAGGAATCCTTGGCGTCGCCGGAGAGGTCGTCGCATTTTTCCTGGGCCAGTTCGAACTTGGCTTCGGCCAGCTTGCGCTCGGCGCGCTGCAGTTCGTTGCCCGTGTTCTTGTGCTGGGCCACGGCATCGCGTTCGGCTTGGGCGCGGGCGACTTTCGCTTCTTCCTCGCACACGTCCTGGGCGTTATCCTTCAGTGCGTCGCACTGCTTCTTGGCTGCCTTGTAGTTCGCTTCGGCCTTGTCGTGCGCCGACTTGTAAGCGGCATTGTTCGTCGACTGGGCGGTGGCAAATGCGCTGACCAGTGCCAGCGTGATGAATGCGGCTTTTTTCATGATAAGTCCCCTTAAGATGATTGGCACGGTCGATTAAACGCTACCGCAGCCCATCCTTCTGTGCGCGGCCGTACACAGGTCGGGACTTGTTGTCAGAAAATCACTCAAGCGTAAGCAATCCCTTGCGCCACAGCACCGTCGCTTGCTCGAACGGGCCGGTATCGGCGGCGAACGCGCTGCCGCGCGGGGCCAGCTCCAGCCAGGCACGGGTGTCATGGGAACCGTGCGCCGTCGGCTGGTCGTCGCGCACCTTGCGCATCCACGCATACACATGGGCGTACTGGTCGGGATGGCGCTGCTGCGTCCAGGCCAGCGCCACCAGGTCGGAGAACCCTTCCTCGCGGCGGGTCTGCCGCATCTGTTTCGACATTTCCAGCAATTCCGGATTGTCGGCGAATTCCTGGCCCGCTTCGGTGAAGCCGGCCGGCAACAGGTGCCAGCTGCCCTGCGCGTAGCGCCAGCAATGGCCCACCTCGTGCGCCGTCATCGCCTCGATCAGTACGTCGCGCCGCGCATCCGGCACGTCGGCAAGGACCGTTTCCGCATTCGGGTTGCCGCGCATCGAGAGTACCAGCTTGCAGCGCCCATCCTTGAACCCCATCGCCAGCGGTACGTCGTTCGGGCCTGCCTTCGGCTGCACGATGACGTCGATCGGCAGGTTCAGCGTCTTCGCATAGCCGAGCACCGGCGCGGCGGCATTGAGCCAGCGCGTTTCCAGCGTGGTCAGCTGGGCGGCATGGGCTGAAGCAGCGGTCAGGGACAGCAGCAAGGGAGCGAGGAAGGGGCGGAAAAACGTCGGCATGAGGAACTCCATCGGGAAGAATCACTATACATGCCGGGCGGAAATTTGTTACCGGCAAACGGCCCCTGTTACAAAATATTTCCTTACTGAAAGTGCCAACTTTGCCGCTCTCTCAACGGCTGTTGCTCAGAATTCTTCCCAGGCGTCGTCCGGCTGTACCGCGGCATTGACGGTTTTCCTTGCCGGCGCGCGAGGGCGCGCCGCGGGCGGCTCGGCACGCTTCCGGTTCGGCGGGGTGACGGCCGGCCGCTGCGCCTTCGGCGTCGCCAGGCACGGGGCCGCCGGTGCGGCCCCGGTCTCGGCCAGCCTGAACACCGATACCACGTCCGACAGGTGCGCCGCCTCATCCTGCAGCGACGACGCCGCGGCGGCCGCCTGCTCCACCAGTGCGGCATTGCGCTGCACCACCTGGTCCATCTCGGCCACCGCCGAATTGACCTGCTCGATGCCGGCCGTCTGCTCGATGCTGGCGGTGGAGATCTCGCCCATGATGTCGGTGACGCGCCGCACGCTCGTCACGATCTCGGCCATCGTGGCGCCGGCCTGGTCGACCAGCCGGGCGCCCACGTCCACGCGCTCGACGGAATCATCGATCAGCGCCTTGATCTCGCGGGCCGCGCCGGCCGAGCGCTGGGCCAGGTTGCGCACCTCGGTGGCGACCACGGCGAAGCCGCGGCCCTGCTCGCCGGCGCGCGCCGCTTCCACGGCCGCGTTCAGCGCCAGGATATTGGTCTGGAAAGCGATGCTGTCGATGACGCCGATGATGTCGACGATCTTCTTCGACGAGGCATCGATGGAGGCCATCGTCTTGACCACCTCGGCCACTACCTCGCCGCCCTTGGTCGCCACTTCCGAGGCCGACAGCGCCAGCTGGTTCGCCTGCCGCGCATGATCGGAGTTCTGCTTGACGGTGCCGGTCAGCTCTTCCATCGACGCGGCGGTCTCCTCGATATTGCCGGCCTGGGCTTCGGTGCGCTGCGACAGGTCCTGGTTGCCGGCCGCGATCTCGCGCGAATTGGTGGCGATCGTCTGCGTTCCCTGGCGCACCTGGCTGACGATGTCGACCAGGCTGTCGCGCATGCCGCGCAGCGCATGCAGCAGGCTCGATTTGTCGTCCGGGCGGGTATCGATCGCCACCGCGAGGTTGCCGGCCGCGATCGCGGCCACGATAGCCGATGCGTGGCTCAGCTCGCTCCCCAGCTGCCGGAGCAGGCCGCGGTGGATCAG contains:
- a CDS encoding multidrug efflux SMR transporter, which codes for MNWLYLAIAIVAEVIATSALKASEGFTRAVPSTLVVVGYGVAFYMLSLTLRTIPMGVVYAIWSGAGIVLITLAGYFLFKQRLDLPALAGIGLIVAGVLVMQLFSKTTSH
- a CDS encoding acyltransferase, which translates into the protein MDGTNLGTREAGKSEFGLINLLKAVAAQLIVLHHLAFYGPMADHVRPVLPELIDWLGDSARIAVQVFLVIGGFLAAKSLAPAGRPGLANPRGAIWRRYVKLAPPFLAATLLAAVATAWAAAWMTHDSISDPATLAQLCAHAVLLHGVLGYEALSAGAWYVAIDFQLYAALAALLWLGGRIAGGRDLPWLMPALVAVGITFSLLYFNLDSDWDDWAPYFFGSYGLGVMAWWAGERGRGARGVLLLALLGVLPVLAALVLEFRSRVALALAVACALFLFGRLRTRSAGHLWSAVNGLARVSYAIFLVHFPVCLVVNAAFTRYLPAEAAWQGAGMLTAWVASLAAGTVFHRWVEVPLGGVIAGHARSRQGVRSAYVKA
- a CDS encoding methyl-accepting chemotaxis protein encodes the protein MNITNIGSRLALGFGLVFLLLVVVTAVGVHRVDYIDTVLTRVSDVNNVKGRHAIDLRGSVHDRAIALRDAVLAQDEKPAMAKIDADAALYAKSAAPLDELLGARADTTAAEREALAAIKQAEARTLPLIAKVIALRQANSLPEAAGVLQQQASPAFDAWLAAVNRMIDLQEKTSATQAHSAREVAHGFLVLMVSLAVCASAIGAAATWLIHRGLLRQLGSELSHASAIVAAIAAGNLAVAIDTRPDDKSSLLHALRGMRDSLVDIVSQVRQGTQTIATNSREIAAGNQDLSQRTEAQAGNIEETAASMEELTGTVKQNSDHARQANQLALSASEVATKGGEVVAEVVKTMASIDASSKKIVDIIGVIDSIAFQTNILALNAAVEAARAGEQGRGFAVVATEVRNLAQRSAGAAREIKALIDDSVERVDVGARLVDQAGATMAEIVTSVRRVTDIMGEISTASIEQTAGIEQVNSAVAEMDQVVQRNAALVEQAAAAASSLQDEAAHLSDVVSVFRLAETGAAPAAPCLATPKAQRPAVTPPNRKRAEPPAARPRAPARKTVNAAVQPDDAWEEF
- a CDS encoding BON domain-containing protein → MKKAAFITLALVSAFATAQSTNNAAYKSAHDKAEANYKAAKKQCDALKDNAQDVCEEEAKVARAQAERDAVAQHKNTGNELQRAERKLAEAKFELAQEKCDDLSGDAKDSCQAQARSMKANMAATTAGDGRTAVLVDNGTGAAVAGTGAAVAGSAAAAADRAGDRTAAALDRAGDRTAAATANAREKASDLAQNAKEKTSDLAQTTKEKTSDMAQSAKEKTASATGTAQAAMSDTMITAKVKADMAADKTVKATDVHVETQKGVVMLSGFVPSKAEADRAVELAKGVQGVTDVKSSIQVKK
- a CDS encoding PhzF family phenazine biosynthesis protein, giving the protein MIEQVKRVAAFCAGEAGGNPAGVWTGAVLPPEAVMQTVAAEVGYSETVFAARDGESWRVRYFSPESEVPFCGHATIALGAVLALEHGAGTFPLQTNHARVTVEGKAAGGAISASLVSPPATGAAAPQAIVDEALALFGYTRADLDERIPPALANGGAGHLILPLKTRAALAAMRYELDAGRVLMRREGWATIALVHAESPRRFHARNPFASGGVYEDPATGAAAAALAGYLREIGWPERDIDIVQGEDMGVPCHLHAQALPGRGAAVRVSGLARLIGEDA
- a CDS encoding L-dopachrome tautomerase-related protein, with product MPSPFRARLVPVLAAISLTLAAAPAFAWNGPVEKGVSLEKVADFGHQVTGVTVAEDGRIFVNFPRWTEDSPVSVAEVKDGAIVPFPNEAWNAWRNARKDELSPGEHWVCVQSVVADRQGNVWVLDPAAPAQGPIVPGGPKLVRVSLASNAVLQNIRFDESVATQGSYLNDVRFSPDGKWAYITDSGVRGAIVLVDLGTGEAKRLLDGDPSTQPKKGLVVTADGKPLRRPDGKGIEFAADGIALSPDGQYLYWQAIKGDTLYRIATRVLAEEGWRGDDIGAKVETVGRNGVADGLLIDRGGRLMYITSPEDDSVKVRNLQLPGSAPRLVIRDPRLRWPDTFSQGPDGSVYVTTSRIQDSAFFKPGAPIALPTSLWRLKNGR
- a CDS encoding PEP-CTERM sorting domain-containing protein; protein product: MKLSAIAAALALSLPMAAQADATATAQIGNFRYEVIDLDLNDGVTAALTLEDTGFVLMAGFQQNGIPDPLDYLTEEGSVATNVAHGSSTVSFAGGVANASANHVGTQGQLFGTFGWDSSFTLTANTKLVVYADASVAGTIDDERYGSSNAAVFADYWTTEEVELRDYMISYLGSSDARTLSITFSSGAEAINGEIGYTASAYANVSAVPEPSQVALLTLGLAGLGWRLRRNGQRK
- a CDS encoding TonB-dependent siderophore receptor, which encodes MSSRLLALSLLTAAPLALAQNPDDTEPAMPQVNVTAERATYNPQHSRGATRTETPLTEVPQSVRVIGNAQLEDLGATRLADTVDYVSGIARLNDFGGTWDNFAIRGFSSTDMGYLVNGFPGSRGYNPPRDTATVERFEFLKGPAGAIYGSSEPGGTINIVTKKPQFTGANVAEVSLGSNGLRRATLDSTGALSDSVAYRLNVMAEEGSSRSSLLHSKRHLVAPALTWVIDSRTTLNLESEFLRANTPLDRGVINVRGVLDTLPRDRVLNEPGDENLHLSSDTHQATLERRLSDDWRLRVGASYKESRFEGEYTEATSLAADNRTLNRQATWRTLPSRDTALQAELEGKFATGGVGHTLLVGAEASRLWMNTEILRSANYPIDIYTPVYGATAPPLTTRTTSTDERQRVKAVFAQDQVSLSDRWKLLAGLRWDEYSQSLENRVAKTFTQREQSAVTPRAGVTFLPNAWSSLYVSAGKSFRGNNGTDIAGRAFDPQRSTSYEAGWKLNTPDGRLGATLAVYDITKTNVLTASDVPGYSVAAGEIKSTGFEADVNGQLDRHWRVTGNFAWDDARVTKDKTLAAGTRLANVPEYSAGLLAIREDRLPGGGRYGVGAGVNYAGERSGNNADTYSLPAYTTFKLVGYWQINGRTRLSVDVHNLANRLYYVSSWGNLYVQPGAERSVVARLKVDL